One region of Moraxella sp. ZY210820 genomic DNA includes:
- the nth gene encoding endonuclease III, whose protein sequence is MSEQPKARKAMTKKEVITFFELLREQRPKPETELNYSSPFELLIAVMLSAQATDKSVNKATDKLFPVANTAQQIYDLGVDGLKEYIKTIGLFNAKAENVIKTCQILIEKYQGEVPQTREALEALPGVGRKTANVVLNTAFGQVAMAVDTHIFRLGNRTGLAIGKNVLEVEKKLLKTIPKEFILDAHHWLILHGRYCCTARNPKCKECIVSHVCHWVDKDSYLN, encoded by the coding sequence ATGAGTGAACAACCCAAAGCTCGTAAAGCAATGACTAAAAAAGAAGTCATTACATTTTTTGAATTATTACGAGAACAACGCCCAAAACCTGAAACGGAGCTGAATTATTCATCGCCTTTTGAATTGCTAATCGCTGTAATGTTATCTGCTCAAGCAACAGATAAAAGCGTGAATAAAGCTACAGATAAATTATTCCCTGTTGCTAATACAGCACAACAAATTTATGATTTAGGTGTTGATGGCTTAAAAGAATATATCAAAACCATTGGTTTATTTAACGCTAAAGCAGAAAATGTCATCAAAACATGCCAAATCTTGATTGAAAAATATCAAGGCGAAGTTCCACAAACACGTGAAGCTTTAGAAGCCTTACCTGGTGTGGGACGTAAAACTGCCAATGTCGTTTTAAATACAGCTTTTGGACAAGTGGCGATGGCAGTTGATACACATATTTTCCGTTTAGGTAATCGTACAGGTTTAGCAATAGGCAAGAATGTGTTAGAAGTTGAAAAAAAACTACTCAAAACTATTCCTAAAGAATTTATTTTAGATGCTCATCATTGGCTGATTTTACATGGTCGCTATTGTTGTACCGCTCGTAATCCCAAATGTAAAGAATGTATAGTCAGCCATGTATGCCATTGGGTTGATAAAGACAGTTATTTAAATTAA